A genomic window from Fibrobacterota bacterium includes:
- a CDS encoding TIGR02147 family protein: MPPTLSGRTFTSMEHASIFAYNDFRLFLRDWWTTRNASDRELTKSEVSKRLGLPNTRSYFTDVLAGKKVTELFVERFTQVLDLTVDEARYFRTLVQFNQSDTPEDREVAFDRLVSLNRTPYRRLDPKEYRYYKSWWNGALRAVLAIEDHGEDWEALAVRLRPAITTKQAKDSVLLMEELGLVRRDERGFWKPTETTLSTGNDIRDEMVLQLQMQQFELARHAIMSPPGPPRDFATSTIHVSQSGLSHIRERLDKFRSEVRSIAHKDPEPADRVYSLCLAFFPLTQER, translated from the coding sequence TTGCCCCCCACACTTTCCGGCCGTACGTTCACCTCCATGGAACATGCCTCCATTTTCGCCTACAACGACTTCCGCCTGTTTCTCCGCGACTGGTGGACCACCCGAAACGCCTCCGACCGGGAACTCACCAAAAGCGAAGTGAGTAAACGGCTGGGCCTTCCCAATACTCGTTCGTACTTCACGGACGTGCTGGCGGGCAAGAAGGTGACCGAGCTCTTCGTGGAGCGTTTCACCCAGGTGTTGGACCTGACGGTGGACGAGGCCCGGTACTTCCGGACCTTGGTCCAGTTCAACCAATCAGATACCCCGGAAGATCGCGAGGTCGCCTTCGATCGACTGGTTTCGCTCAACCGCACTCCCTACCGGCGCCTGGACCCGAAGGAATACCGCTACTACAAGTCCTGGTGGAACGGGGCCTTGCGGGCGGTACTGGCCATCGAGGACCACGGCGAGGATTGGGAAGCGCTCGCCGTGCGCCTGCGCCCTGCCATCACCACCAAGCAAGCCAAGGACTCCGTGCTCCTGATGGAAGAGCTGGGGCTGGTGCGTCGCGACGAACGCGGATTCTGGAAACCCACCGAAACCACCCTCTCGACAGGAAACGACATCCGCGACGAGATGGTCCTGCAATTGCAGATGCAGCAGTTCGAGCTCGCCCGCCACGCGATCATGTCGCCTCCCGGCCCACCGCGCGACTTCGCGACCTCCACCATCCATGTCTCCCAATCCGGATTGTCCCACATCCGCGAGCGCCTGGACAAATTCCGGTCGGAGGTCCGCTCCATCGCCCACAAGGACCCCGAACCGGCCGACCGTGTATACTCCCTCTGCCTCGCTTTCTTCCCCCTCACCCAGGAACGGTGA